Genomic window (Candidatus Effluviviaceae Genus I sp.):
CGAGTATGGTGGACGCGTCTCGCCGCGGTCAAGGTCGTTCGCCGCGCGGATCCGCTTCGCCGCGGTCCGCCGTTCCTAGCCGTCCTTCGCCGTCCAGTCGTACGGCACGCTCGGGTCGTGCGGGTCCACCCGGTACTCGTCCGGCGAGCCGTAGTCGTACGGCTCCGTCGGGCAGTTCACGAGGAACCCGGGCTCCGCGCCCACGGCCTTCATCCCGTGCAGCACGCCGGGCGGGATCGTGATGAGGAGCGGGTTCGTCTCGCCCATGAAGAACTCGTTGACCTCGCCGCGCGTGGGCGAGTCGGGACGGTCGTCGTACAGCACGACCTTCACCATGCCCTTCACGATGACGAAGTAGTCGGTCTGCACCTTGTGGTAGTGCCACCCCTTCACGACGCCCGGATAGACGACCGACAGGTACACCTGCCCGAACTTCCTGAAGATCGCGTCGTCCGCCCTCAGCATCTCCATGAGGTACCCGCGCTCGTCCGGGATCGGCCGGAGCGCCTTGTGCTCCACGCCGTGGATGAGCCGCTTCGCCCTGACGCCGCTGGGGAGCCCCCGCGGCCCCGAGCCCGCGCCCCGGTTGTCGGCACCCATCGTACCTCCCTATCGTCCGCCGACGGGCGGTCTACCCCGGCCGACGCCCACGTAGACGAACCCGTACGGCTCGACGTCCTCCGGCCGGTAGACGTTCCGAAGGTCCACGAGCACGCGCTCGGCCATCGCGCGGCCCAGCCGCTCGAAGTCGAGCCGCCTGAACTCGTTCCACTCCGTCACGATGACGAGCGCATGCGCCCCCACGGCCGCCTCGTGCCGGTCGCCGACGTACGTGACGTCCGGCAGGACGGCGCGCGCGTTCTCCATCGCCACGGGGTCGAACGCCCGGACCGTCGCGCCCCGGGCGACGAGGCCGTCGGCGAGCACGATGGACGCCGCGTAGCGCATGTCGTCCGTGTTCGGCTTGAACGCAAGCCCGAGGAGCCCCACGGTCTTCCCGCGGACGTCCCCGCCCACGGCGGCGACGACCTTGTCCACCATGCGCTCCTTCTGCGACTCGTTGACCTCAACGGCCGCCCGCACGACGCGCGCGTCCTCGCCGGCGGCCTCCGCGATGCGCACGAGCGCCTTCGTGTCCTTCGGGAAGCACGAGCCGCCGAACCCGGCTCCGGCGTGCAGGAACTTCGAGCCGATGCGGTTGTCGAGGCCCATGGCATACGCGACGATGCGGACGTCGGCCCCGGTCCGCTCGCAGAGGTTCGCGATCTCGTTGATGAACGAGATCTTCGTCGCGAGGAAGGCGTTCGACGCGTACTTCACGAGCTCGGCGGTCTCGGGCGTCGTCTCGACGATCGGCGTGTGGATGAGGTACAGCGGCGCGTAGATGCCGCGGAGGAGCTCGAAGGCGCGCTCCGTGTCCGCGCCGACGACGACGCGGTCCGGGCGCATGAAGTCCTCGACGGC
Coding sequences:
- a CDS encoding dTDP-4-dehydrorhamnose 3,5-epimerase family protein — protein: MGADNRGAGSGPRGLPSGVRAKRLIHGVEHKALRPIPDERGYLMEMLRADDAIFRKFGQVYLSVVYPGVVKGWHYHKVQTDYFVIVKGMVKVVLYDDRPDSPTRGEVNEFFMGETNPLLITIPPGVLHGMKAVGAEPGFLVNCPTEPYDYGSPDEYRVDPHDPSVPYDWTAKDG
- a CDS encoding UDP-glucose/GDP-mannose dehydrogenase family protein, which encodes MHRIAMIGTGYVGLVGGAGLADLGNQVVCVDQVGEKIARLREGGIPFYEPGLQEVVVRNVREGRLSFTTDLAEAVREHDVVFIAVGTPEGEGGAVDVSQVDAAAHAIGRHMTGYRLVVQKSTVPVGTARRIRAIIEQAQTTRHEFDVASNPEFLREGSAVEDFMRPDRVVVGADTERAFELLRGIYAPLYLIHTPIVETTPETAELVKYASNAFLATKISFINEIANLCERTGADVRIVAYAMGLDNRIGSKFLHAGAGFGGSCFPKDTKALVRIAEAAGEDARVVRAAVEVNESQKERMVDKVVAAVGGDVRGKTVGLLGLAFKPNTDDMRYAASIVLADGLVARGATVRAFDPVAMENARAVLPDVTYVGDRHEAAVGAHALVIVTEWNEFRRLDFERLGRAMAERVLVDLRNVYRPEDVEPYGFVYVGVGRGRPPVGGR